The following is a genomic window from Acidobacteriota bacterium.
ACGGCAGGAACACCCCGGCGGCGAATCTTGCGGGCGCCCTGCACGTCAATCACCAGAATCAGATCGTCCCCCTGCGACTGGATGCGCTCGGTGTCGACTTGAGAGGTGCCGTACAGATCGCCATAAATCTCGGCCCATTCGAGGAATTGATCGCCCGCGATCATCGCTTCGAAGCGTTGTCGGGACACGAAGTGATAGTCCACGCCATCGGTCTCGCCCACCCGCGCCCGGCGGCTGGTGTAGGAACGCGATTCGTGAAGACGCGGCATCGACCCGACCAGCGTTTCCACGATGGTCGTCTTCCCGGTGCCGGACGGCGCCGACACGACAAACAGCTGCCCTCGACCTGCCGGACTACTCAA
Proteins encoded in this region:
- the gmk gene encoding guanylate kinase yields the protein MLSSPAGRGQLFVVSAPSGTGKTTIVETLVGSMPRLHESRSYTSRRARVGETDGVDYHFVSRQRFEAMIAGDQFLEWAEIYGDLYGTSQVDTERIQSQGDDLILVIDVQGARKIRRRGVPAVTVFVMPPSLEVLESRLRGRCTDSEAQIQRRLDVAREEIRAFREYDFVVVNDEVGEAVEELRAIVTAARLRLAAATPMAERIAATFSVPGPKKEE